In Chiroxiphia lanceolata isolate bChiLan1 chromosome 2, bChiLan1.pri, whole genome shotgun sequence, a single genomic region encodes these proteins:
- the LOC116783386 gene encoding G protein-activated inward rectifier potassium channel 2-like — protein sequence MTCQARSSYITSEILWGYRFTPVLTLEDGFYEVDYNSFHETYETNTPVYSAKELAEMASRAELPLTWSVSSKLDQHAELETEEEEKNQEDQNERNGDVANLESESKV from the coding sequence ATGACCTGCCAAGCCCGAAGCTCCTACATCACGAGCGAGATCCTCTGGGGTTATCGCTTCACCCCCGTCCTCACCCTGGAGGACGGGTTTTATGAGGTTGACTACAACAGTTTTCATGAAACCTATGAGACCAACACCCCAGTTTACAGTGCCAAAGAGCTGGCAGAGATGGCCAGCCGAGCAGAACTGCCCCTCACGTGGTCCGTTTCCAGCAAGCTGGACCAGCACGCGGAGCTGGAAaccgaggaggaggagaagaatcAGGAAGACCAAAATGAAAGAAACGGTGACGTGGCCAACTTAGAGAGCGAGTCCAAAGTGTAG